One Megasphaera vaginalis (ex Bordigoni et al. 2020) DNA window includes the following coding sequences:
- the gltX gene encoding glutamate--tRNA ligase, with the protein MSEEMRVRFAPSPTGPFHIGGARSALFNYLAARHAGGKLIVRIEDTDQKRSTRESEENIKEALRWLGITWDEGIDVGGPNGPYRQMERLACYQQYTDKLLAEGKAYYCFCTPEELEAERQAQMDKGETPVYGGHCRNLPKETVERYLQEGRPYVIRIVTPPDELLEFDDIVRGHVSFDANKVGDFVIVKSDGVPVYNYCVVLDDALMGITHVIRAEEHLSNTPRQLVLYKALGLAAPTFAHVSLILGKDKKKMSKRHGATSVQQYRDLGYLPEALVNFLALLGWTPETDQEIFSKEELIHSFSLGRVAKNPAVFDIEKLNWINFHYMKALTPEALLDVCLPHLQQAGFVSEEIDDGQRQWLMTMVDALREHLQYGAQIVDAAKIFFSDDFTPENEETAAVLNEETAAAVLQMFADEFAALDEVTPDAVQPLFKKIQKGLKVKGKSVYMPIRVALTGVMHGPDLNVIAALMGREKVLERIGKSGLLQ; encoded by the coding sequence TCAGAAGCGTTCGACACGGGAGTCGGAAGAAAATATTAAGGAAGCGTTGCGCTGGCTCGGCATTACTTGGGACGAAGGGATTGACGTCGGCGGTCCGAACGGTCCGTACCGCCAGATGGAACGGCTCGCCTGCTATCAGCAGTATACCGATAAGCTGCTGGCTGAAGGAAAAGCGTATTACTGCTTCTGTACCCCTGAAGAACTGGAAGCGGAACGACAGGCGCAGATGGATAAGGGAGAGACTCCGGTTTATGGCGGTCATTGCCGTAACTTGCCGAAGGAAACGGTCGAACGGTATTTACAGGAAGGCAGGCCTTATGTCATCCGCATCGTCACACCGCCCGATGAACTTCTGGAATTTGATGATATCGTGCGCGGTCATGTATCTTTCGACGCCAATAAAGTAGGCGATTTTGTTATCGTCAAGTCTGACGGTGTTCCCGTTTACAACTATTGCGTAGTTCTGGATGATGCCTTAATGGGAATCACCCATGTCATCCGCGCTGAAGAACATTTATCCAATACGCCGCGTCAGCTTGTTCTGTACAAGGCCTTGGGGCTTGCTGCGCCGACGTTCGCTCATGTTTCGCTGATTCTCGGTAAAGATAAAAAGAAAATGAGTAAACGGCACGGAGCCACGTCTGTACAGCAATATCGTGATTTGGGGTATTTACCGGAAGCCCTTGTCAACTTCCTCGCTCTTCTCGGGTGGACACCGGAAACGGATCAGGAAATCTTTTCGAAAGAGGAATTGATCCATTCTTTTTCACTGGGCAGAGTGGCAAAAAATCCGGCTGTTTTTGATATTGAAAAGCTGAATTGGATCAACTTCCACTATATGAAGGCATTGACTCCGGAAGCACTGCTTGATGTTTGTCTGCCTCATTTGCAGCAAGCCGGTTTTGTATCGGAAGAAATAGACGACGGGCAGCGTCAGTGGCTCATGACCATGGTCGACGCTTTGCGCGAACATCTCCAGTACGGCGCACAGATTGTCGATGCAGCCAAAATCTTTTTCAGTGATGATTTTACACCGGAAAACGAAGAAACGGCAGCCGTCTTGAACGAAGAAACGGCGGCTGCCGTTTTGCAGATGTTTGCCGATGAATTCGCCGCGCTTGACGAAGTGACACCCGACGCGGTACAGCCTCTCTTTAAAAAAATTCAAAAAGGGCTTAAGGTAAAAGGAAAGTCCGTCTATATGCCGATCCGTGTAGCCCTTACCGGCGTTATGCACGGCCCTGATCTTAATGTCATCGCGGCGTTGATGGGACGGGAGAAAGTGTTGGAACGAATTGGGAAAAGTGGACTTTTACAGTAA
- a CDS encoding NYN domain-containing protein produces MKDLYFIDGYNIIFAWDELKQLARESLEHSRERLQSLLASYGKAKGIEIVVVFDAMHTDDDGKIQHIGTDCTVLFTDKDETADSRIEKLVYTCRNRQRTIYVATSDGPEQFQVLGSGACRLSARELADDVRRVREEAKRYHVGNGGVADGSNRNEVVYRVRDRDVLKKLEELRRSK; encoded by the coding sequence ATGAAGGATCTGTATTTTATAGACGGGTATAACATTATTTTTGCCTGGGATGAGCTGAAACAGCTGGCACGGGAATCGCTGGAGCACAGCAGAGAGCGGCTGCAGTCTCTGCTGGCCAGTTATGGCAAGGCTAAAGGCATCGAGATCGTCGTCGTCTTTGACGCCATGCACACCGACGACGATGGAAAAATACAGCATATCGGCACCGACTGCACCGTCTTATTTACCGATAAGGATGAGACTGCCGACAGCCGAATCGAAAAGCTGGTTTACACTTGCCGGAATCGTCAGCGGACGATTTACGTCGCTACCTCCGATGGACCGGAACAATTTCAGGTTCTCGGCAGCGGCGCTTGCCGCCTATCGGCCCGGGAATTGGCGGACGACGTCAGGCGCGTTCGCGAAGAGGCAAAACGGTATCACGTCGGGAACGGCGGCGTTGCTGACGGAAGTAACCGTAATGAAGTCGTTTACCGCGTTCGGGACAGAGATGTTCTGAAAAAGCTGGAGGAACTGAGAAGATCAAAATAG
- the secG gene encoding preprotein translocase subunit SecG, with protein sequence MITVLQIAVVLLALLLIGVVVAQKSKTQGMGAGFGGGAEDLFGSRARGLDALLSKITIILSVLFGILTLILGRMMNTF encoded by the coding sequence GTGATTACCGTATTGCAAATTGCAGTAGTATTATTGGCACTGCTTCTCATCGGGGTTGTCGTGGCACAGAAGAGCAAGACGCAGGGCATGGGCGCCGGCTTCGGCGGCGGTGCCGAAGATTTATTCGGCAGCAGAGCGCGCGGGTTGGATGCGTTGTTGTCAAAAATAACGATCATTCTGTCCGTTCTGTTCGGAATACTGACACTGATTTTGGGACGAATGATGAATACCTTTTGA
- a CDS encoding Mini-ribonuclease 3 — MKFKQFISLKKKAYDAFAAGRRLDVPQQQAIGLDSISLAFVGDAYYALYLRRRLVATGIPNVQVLHTLAAEFVSARVQAYVYRQLQRTLTEEEAACCRRARNAYSQVPRSASVAEYHDSTALEALIGYLVMAEDAERLTEMMEMVYTCTRDYCRTVHVVKERE; from the coding sequence GTGAAATTCAAACAATTTATATCATTAAAAAAAAAGGCTTATGACGCCTTTGCCGCCGGCAGGCGACTCGATGTGCCGCAGCAGCAGGCGATCGGCCTTGATTCCATTTCCCTGGCCTTTGTAGGTGACGCTTACTATGCGCTGTATCTGCGGCGCCGCCTGGTGGCGACAGGGATTCCCAACGTGCAAGTTTTACATACGTTGGCAGCGGAATTTGTTTCGGCCAGAGTACAAGCGTATGTGTACCGGCAGCTTCAACGTACGTTGACGGAAGAGGAAGCCGCCTGTTGCAGGCGGGCGCGCAATGCCTATTCGCAAGTGCCGAGGAGCGCGTCTGTCGCCGAATACCACGACAGCACGGCGCTGGAAGCGTTGATCGGGTATCTGGTTATGGCTGAAGATGCGGAGCGGTTGACTGAAATGATGGAAATGGTTTACACCTGCACAAGGGATTATTGCCGGACGGTGCATGTTGTGAAAGAGCGGGAATGA
- the sigH gene encoding RNA polymerase sporulation sigma factor SigH — MAEETEDSLIGRRFETMTDEEIVTLAQETDDGYATDYIVHKYRNFVKAKARSYFLIGADKEDIIQEGMIGLYKATRDFRNDKLASFRSFADLCITRQIITAIKTATRQKHMPLNSYISLNKPIYAEESDRTLQDVLTGISVTDPEELIISREEICDMELKMNEILSDLEWKVLLAYLDGKSYQQMSEELQRHVKSIDNALQRVKRKLERYLEMRHSENKAQSPIDRKYK, encoded by the coding sequence ATGGCTGAAGAAACAGAAGATAGTCTGATCGGCCGGCGGTTTGAAACGATGACGGACGAAGAAATCGTCACGCTGGCTCAGGAAACCGATGACGGCTATGCTACGGATTACATTGTCCACAAGTACAGAAATTTCGTAAAGGCGAAGGCGCGCTCGTATTTCCTTATCGGCGCCGATAAAGAAGATATTATCCAGGAAGGAATGATCGGTCTTTACAAGGCGACCCGCGATTTTCGCAATGATAAACTGGCATCGTTCCGTTCTTTTGCCGATTTGTGCATTACGCGGCAGATTATTACGGCCATCAAAACGGCAACACGACAGAAGCATATGCCCCTTAATTCTTACATATCGCTGAATAAGCCGATTTACGCGGAAGAATCTGATCGGACACTGCAAGATGTCCTGACGGGCATCAGCGTAACGGATCCGGAAGAACTGATTATCAGCCGTGAAGAGATCTGCGACATGGAGTTGAAGATGAACGAGATTCTGAGCGATCTGGAGTGGAAGGTACTGTTGGCATATCTGGACGGCAAATCGTACCAGCAAATGTCGGAGGAACTGCAGCGCCATGTCAAGTCCATTGACAATGCCTTACAGCGGGTCAAACGGAAATTGGAACGGTATCTGGAAATGCGTCACAGTGAAAATAAAGCGCAGTCACCTATTGATAGAAAATATAAATAA
- the rlmB gene encoding 23S rRNA (guanosine(2251)-2'-O)-methyltransferase RlmB, with translation MSSECIITGRNSVSEALRAGRSITKLYLANGRPSQPLQRIYEIARERGVTVEMVPSKVLQRLAGGTAHQGVVAVAAAIDFADLTEVLADAADKGKVPFLVLLDGIEDVHNLGAIIRTAECAGVDAILLPKRHSAPVNETVGKTSAGAVEYMPIVQIGNSTRLLKELKKRGFWVIGADMDGTVDYFHSSLTAPVILVIGSEGRGISRLVKETCDVLVQIPMFGNVNSLNASVAAALLMYEVVRQRRL, from the coding sequence ATGAGCAGCGAATGTATTATTACGGGCCGCAACAGTGTCAGCGAGGCATTGCGTGCCGGTCGGTCCATTACGAAACTATATTTGGCGAACGGTCGTCCGTCGCAGCCTTTGCAGCGAATTTATGAAATTGCCCGCGAACGCGGCGTCACCGTGGAAATGGTGCCGTCAAAGGTATTGCAACGGTTGGCCGGAGGAACGGCGCATCAAGGTGTCGTTGCCGTGGCGGCGGCCATTGATTTTGCCGATTTGACTGAGGTTTTGGCCGATGCGGCAGACAAGGGAAAGGTGCCTTTTTTGGTTCTGTTGGACGGGATTGAAGATGTGCATAATTTGGGAGCCATTATCCGTACGGCAGAGTGCGCCGGTGTTGATGCGATTCTGCTGCCGAAACGGCACAGTGCGCCTGTGAACGAGACTGTCGGTAAAACCTCGGCCGGCGCCGTTGAGTATATGCCTATCGTACAGATCGGCAACAGCACGCGGCTTTTGAAGGAATTGAAAAAACGCGGATTTTGGGTGATCGGTGCCGACATGGACGGTACTGTCGATTATTTCCACAGTTCGCTGACAGCGCCTGTCATTCTGGTTATCGGCAGTGAAGGACGCGGCATTTCACGGCTTGTGAAAGAAACGTGTGATGTGCTGGTACAGATTCCCATGTTCGGCAATGTTAATTCGTTGAACGCGTCAGTGGCAGCAGCCCTGCTGATGTATGAAGTTGTGCGTCAGCGGCGGTTATGA
- the cysS gene encoding cysteine--tRNA ligase — translation MRELMVYNTLTRKKEKFVPVTPGQVKMYVCGITPYNHSHMGNARPFVTWDVIKRYLEHLGYEVLHIQNFTDVDDKIINAANGEDVSWDTISNRYIASYFEVMDALHVRRADKYPRVSDHMRDIIRMVETLIEKGHAYVLDHDVYYKVDSFANYGQLSGRTLDDMMAGARIEIDDRKENPMDFALWKGAKPGEPAWDSPWGKGRPGWHIECSAMSNRYLGDTFDFHGGGSDLIFPHHENEIAQSEAFCGHGPMVRYWLHNGFITINSEKMSKSLNNFFLVKDVLAHYSADALRYFLISNHYRSPLDFSDERLEEMTRSLERLGTAIDNTLFLLEQPSGAQSAAGKQLLADAQKAEEDYEAAMCDDFNTALASASMFELAKKINIYKNDVVANGVPVDASVLAEVKRIFKTMTDILGILEARWTGSASSANDEDYAKLMAAILEIRQECRAQKQYALADAIRDKLAALGITIEDSPQGAHWKK, via the coding sequence ATGAGAGAATTAATGGTATATAACACGCTGACGCGTAAAAAAGAAAAGTTTGTGCCCGTAACGCCCGGACAGGTTAAGATGTACGTATGCGGCATTACACCGTATAATCATTCCCATATGGGAAACGCCAGGCCCTTTGTGACTTGGGATGTCATTAAACGGTATCTGGAACATCTCGGGTATGAAGTGCTTCATATTCAGAATTTTACCGATGTTGATGATAAAATCATCAATGCCGCCAATGGGGAAGATGTATCGTGGGATACGATTTCCAATCGGTACATTGCGTCTTATTTCGAAGTTATGGATGCGCTTCACGTACGTCGCGCCGACAAGTATCCGCGCGTTTCCGATCATATGAGAGATATCATCCGTATGGTAGAGACGCTGATTGAAAAGGGACATGCTTACGTCCTTGATCATGACGTTTACTATAAGGTGGACAGTTTTGCCAACTACGGTCAGCTCAGCGGCCGTACGCTTGATGATATGATGGCCGGCGCTCGCATAGAGATTGATGATCGCAAAGAAAACCCGATGGATTTTGCTTTGTGGAAGGGGGCAAAACCGGGCGAGCCGGCTTGGGACAGTCCTTGGGGTAAAGGGCGCCCAGGCTGGCATATTGAATGTTCGGCAATGAGTAATCGGTATTTGGGAGATACCTTTGATTTTCATGGTGGCGGCAGTGATTTGATTTTCCCGCATCACGAAAATGAAATCGCCCAGTCTGAAGCTTTTTGCGGTCATGGTCCTATGGTCAGATATTGGCTCCATAACGGTTTTATTACGATCAATTCGGAAAAAATGAGCAAATCGTTGAACAATTTTTTCCTCGTCAAAGATGTGTTGGCTCATTACAGCGCTGATGCGCTCCGTTATTTCCTCATTTCCAACCATTATCGCAGCCCGCTGGATTTCAGCGACGAACGCCTGGAAGAAATGACGCGCAGTTTGGAACGTCTCGGCACGGCGATTGACAATACGCTTTTCCTGCTGGAACAACCGAGCGGTGCGCAGTCTGCGGCAGGAAAACAGCTGTTGGCTGATGCGCAAAAGGCGGAAGAAGATTACGAAGCGGCTATGTGCGACGATTTTAACACGGCCCTTGCCAGCGCGTCCATGTTTGAGTTGGCCAAAAAAATCAATATCTACAAGAATGATGTTGTTGCCAACGGCGTACCTGTCGATGCCTCCGTGCTCGCCGAAGTCAAACGCATTTTCAAGACCATGACCGATATTCTCGGCATTTTGGAAGCGCGTTGGACCGGATCGGCAAGCAGTGCCAATGATGAAGATTACGCGAAGCTGATGGCGGCCATTTTGGAGATCCGCCAGGAATGCCGTGCGCAAAAGCAGTATGCGCTGGCAGATGCTATCCGCGATAAACTGGCGGCGCTCGGCATTACGATCGAAGACTCGCCGCAGGGAGCGCATTGGAAAAAGTGA